TGCTATTCCCTATATGACTGTTCCATACTTGATAGTCATAGCTGGTTATGGGGCTGCACTAACAAACACTCTAGACAAGATACTAGTAGCGATAGCTGGCGGTGTAGGCGCAGGTCTCGGAAAGGTTGTTGTCTACCTCCTGGGACGTGGTGTCCATCGTATACTCCCCGAGCATACTAGAGAGAATGTGGAATTATTTGCGAGGGCTTTCCGTCGTGGTGTATTCATTGCGGTATTCTTGTTTGCTGCCCTCCCCCTCCCCGACGACATACTCTACATACCGGTAGGCATGACGGGCTATAGCCCTGTCCTCTTCTTTGTAGCGGTGACACTAGGAAAGATAGTGATTACAGCCTTGGCTGTGCTTTTTGGCGATGTTGTAGCCATGCTGGTGGGTTCGGAGCAGGGCGGATTCGACCCTAGGGTAGTCGCAGGCCTAGCTATAGGCAGCATAATAGTCTCTATTATAGTCGCCAGGATGAATTGGAAGCGTATAGTAGAAGTATATGACGAGGAAGGCCCTGTTCTCGCCTTCCTAGAGATGATAAAGCAAGTCTTCCTAGC
The window above is part of the Pyrodictium delaneyi genome. Proteins encoded here:
- a CDS encoding VTT domain-containing protein codes for the protein MPDIANITMALFAGYNTVIGAFLIALVSNAIPYMTVPYLIVIAGYGAALTNTLDKILVAIAGGVGAGLGKVVVYLLGRGVHRILPEHTRENVELFARAFRRGVFIAVFLFAALPLPDDILYIPVGMTGYSPVLFFVAVTLGKIVITALAVLFGDVVAMLVGSEQGGFDPRVVAGLAIGSIIVSIIVARMNWKRIVEVYDEEGPVLAFLEMIKQVFLAMLPSSVARRVENKIDDLIRVLRSR